A stretch of the Bdellovibrio sp. 22V genome encodes the following:
- a CDS encoding ADP-ribosylglycohydrolase family protein, producing MIFAHDKVLGMLLGLHAGDSLGAPWEFLPPSPVWNKHTEIVGGGKFKWKVGEATDDTDLMLCVLRAIENPHLLSFDVLKKEMLKWYDSHPPDIGTTTIRGLRNLKAGLPLKSCGYVDNKFQGNGSIMRVAPLSLLAEDANGTYQGSQILTLDEVIETQTKMTHGHSLCVESDRVFIAALRAALRGGTKSGIYHAAIKEAGRVSETILKRLQQVITLPWEQLPTSGFCVDTLCAGMWALLRHDNFESALVAVVNRGDDSDSCGAVAGALCGAYYGLSAIPQRWLKVLEFHDEIVEILRNKNLLDDSLDDLNPAGTEV from the coding sequence ATGATCTTCGCACACGATAAAGTTTTAGGAATGTTGTTGGGGCTGCATGCCGGGGACTCTCTCGGGGCTCCATGGGAGTTTCTTCCTCCTTCGCCGGTTTGGAATAAACACACGGAAATTGTCGGCGGCGGAAAATTCAAATGGAAGGTCGGGGAAGCGACGGATGACACGGATCTTATGCTGTGTGTTTTGCGCGCAATTGAAAATCCGCACCTTCTTTCTTTCGACGTACTCAAAAAAGAAATGCTGAAATGGTACGACAGTCATCCTCCTGACATCGGCACCACCACGATTCGAGGTTTGCGCAATCTGAAGGCGGGCTTGCCGCTAAAAAGCTGCGGTTATGTCGATAATAAGTTTCAGGGCAACGGGTCGATTATGCGGGTTGCTCCATTGAGCCTTCTTGCTGAAGATGCCAATGGCACTTACCAAGGCTCGCAGATTTTAACTTTAGATGAAGTGATCGAAACGCAAACGAAGATGACTCATGGTCATTCTTTGTGTGTGGAAAGCGATCGTGTTTTTATCGCGGCCTTGCGCGCAGCTCTTCGCGGTGGCACGAAGTCGGGCATTTATCATGCCGCCATCAAAGAAGCGGGCCGCGTGTCTGAGACGATTTTAAAACGCTTGCAGCAAGTTATTACCTTGCCTTGGGAGCAACTGCCAACCTCGGGTTTTTGCGTCGATACTTTGTGCGCGGGAATGTGGGCGCTTTTACGGCATGATAATTTTGAAAGCGCGCTGGTGGCGGTCGTGAATAGGGGCGATGATTCGGACTCGTGTGGCGCTGTGGCTGGGGCTCTTTGTGGCGCCTACTATGGTCTCTCCGCGATCCCGCAGCGTTGGCTGAAGGTGCTCGAGTTTCATGATGAGATTGTTGAAATATTAAGGAATAAAAATCTTTTAGATGACAGTCTGGATGATCTCAATCCCGCTGGGACAGAGGTCTAG
- a CDS encoding putative Na+/H+ antiporter, which produces MTYTTIELLGTIFFGLAVMHTFMVGRILQWSHHFPKDSLWSNILHLLGEIEAVFAIWASIFMVVFIALNGWTAAIQYQTSLNFVEPFFIFAIMVVCSTRPILAAARQGIMTVSTGLQKVFRTPPVLTDLFVVLIIGPLSGSFITEPAAMTVTAFMLNSMLHKETSKLIYALIAVLFVNVSIGGALTPFAAPPILMVASKWNWDFTFIITNFGWKSALAVFVNTSLLLAIFRRELKESCITLKDVEKRLAGGQAQIPVGVTVVHLLFLAGIVVTGHYQNAFLGIFLLFLGVASVTQRYQDSLRLKESLLVSMFLGGIIQFGAFQKWWLAPLLAGMSDLLLFKGAVGLTAITDNAALTYLGSQVESLSDSSKYALVAGAIAGGGLTIIANAPNAAGYSILSHKFSGGIKPLNLLIAALVPTAVAIFFLWVF; this is translated from the coding sequence ATGACATACACAACGATAGAGCTTCTCGGCACGATTTTCTTTGGTCTCGCAGTCATGCATACATTCATGGTGGGGCGTATTCTTCAATGGTCCCATCATTTTCCTAAAGATTCATTGTGGAGCAATATTCTTCATCTTCTTGGAGAGATTGAAGCGGTCTTTGCCATTTGGGCTTCCATATTCATGGTGGTCTTTATCGCTTTGAACGGTTGGACGGCCGCCATTCAATATCAAACTTCTTTGAACTTTGTAGAGCCGTTCTTTATTTTTGCCATCATGGTGGTATGTTCCACTCGGCCCATTCTGGCAGCCGCTCGTCAAGGAATCATGACGGTGAGCACGGGTTTGCAAAAAGTTTTTAGAACTCCGCCGGTTTTAACGGATCTTTTTGTTGTTTTGATTATTGGCCCCTTGAGTGGAAGTTTCATCACGGAACCGGCGGCTATGACGGTGACGGCTTTCATGCTGAACTCGATGCTACATAAAGAAACGAGCAAATTAATCTATGCATTGATTGCGGTGTTGTTTGTGAATGTTTCTATTGGAGGAGCCCTTACGCCTTTCGCCGCTCCGCCAATTCTAATGGTCGCCAGCAAATGGAATTGGGATTTTACTTTTATCATAACGAACTTTGGCTGGAAGAGCGCCCTGGCCGTGTTTGTGAATACATCCTTGCTGCTTGCGATTTTCCGTCGCGAATTAAAAGAAAGCTGCATTACTTTGAAGGATGTTGAAAAACGTCTGGCTGGCGGCCAAGCGCAAATTCCTGTCGGTGTCACAGTGGTGCACTTGCTTTTCCTTGCGGGCATCGTGGTGACGGGACACTACCAAAATGCCTTTCTTGGAATTTTCTTGCTCTTTTTGGGCGTGGCTTCCGTGACGCAAAGATATCAGGATTCATTGCGCTTGAAAGAAAGTCTTTTGGTTTCCATGTTTCTTGGCGGGATCATTCAGTTTGGTGCGTTTCAAAAATGGTGGCTGGCGCCTCTCTTGGCGGGTATGAGTGATCTTCTCTTGTTTAAAGGAGCCGTGGGTTTAACTGCGATTACTGATAACGCCGCGCTGACTTATCTAGGTTCCCAAGTCGAAAGCCTGTCAGACTCGAGCAAATACGCTCTGGTGGCGGGAGCAATTGCCGGTGGCGGTTTGACGATCATCGCCAATGCGCCCAATGCAGCAGGTTATTCGATTCTGAGTCATAAATTCTCCGGAGGAATTAAGCCCTTGAATCTATTGATTGCTGCTCTGGTACCGACGGCGGTCGCAATTTTCTTCTTGTGGGTGTTCTAA